A genomic stretch from Embleya scabrispora includes:
- the iolD gene encoding 3D-(3,5/4)-trihydroxycyclohexane-1,2-dione acylhydrolase (decyclizing), producing MTSTTSTRTAGATVRLTTAQALVRWLIAQGSELVDGRRVPLFPGVFAIFGHGNVLGLGDALHEAGGQLPVWRGQNEQGMALAAVGYARATQRRQVMIATSSIGPGALNMVTAAGVAHANRLPLLLLVGDTFASRAPDPVLQQVEHFHDPSGTVNDAFRSVSRYWDRITRPEQLIATLPQVARALTDPADCGPVTLALPQDVQAQAYDFPLAMFAPRLHRPVRPRPDLAELADAAALLRAAARPLLVVGGGVRYADAAAEVLALAEAYGVPFAETVAGRTLLPHEHPLHAGPLGITGSASANALAADADLILAVGTRLQDFTTASWTVFAADARLVSINAARFDAVKRGATPVTGDAREALRELTPLLGDWRPDPAWTARAASERRAWDDTIDALRAPGDPAEPPTYAQVVGVVNRLAGPADYVLTAAGGLPGELVGGWRSVGPVGAPTMDVEYGFSCMGYEIAGAWGAAMARPEGVVTTLLGDGSYLMLNSEVYSAVLSGHRFVAVVCDNGGYAVIARLQEGQGAAPFNNMITDCRGPGAAADHRVDFAAHAAALGAEVFTADTVADLEKAYAAARASRRPSVVVVRTSPNHWTESGAWWEVGVPELSARPEVTAARRRMDEARAERAARN from the coding sequence ATGACTTCGACGACTTCGACGAGGACGGCCGGTGCCACCGTGCGGCTGACCACCGCCCAGGCTCTCGTCCGCTGGCTGATCGCCCAGGGGAGCGAACTCGTCGACGGTCGCCGAGTGCCGCTGTTCCCGGGTGTGTTCGCCATCTTCGGCCACGGCAACGTGCTGGGCCTCGGCGACGCGCTGCACGAGGCGGGCGGGCAACTCCCGGTGTGGCGCGGCCAGAACGAACAGGGCATGGCGCTCGCGGCGGTCGGCTACGCGCGGGCGACGCAGCGCCGACAGGTGATGATCGCGACCTCCTCGATCGGGCCCGGCGCGCTGAACATGGTCACCGCGGCGGGTGTGGCGCACGCCAATCGGCTGCCGTTGCTGCTCCTGGTCGGGGACACCTTCGCGAGCCGGGCGCCGGACCCGGTACTGCAACAGGTCGAGCACTTCCACGACCCGAGCGGCACGGTCAACGACGCGTTCCGCTCGGTCAGTCGCTACTGGGACCGGATCACCCGGCCGGAGCAGTTGATCGCCACGCTGCCGCAGGTGGCCCGGGCGCTCACGGACCCCGCCGACTGCGGGCCGGTCACACTGGCGCTGCCGCAGGACGTGCAGGCGCAGGCGTACGACTTCCCGCTCGCGATGTTCGCGCCCCGGCTGCACCGGCCGGTACGCCCGCGGCCGGATCTGGCCGAACTGGCGGACGCGGCGGCACTGCTGCGGGCCGCCGCCCGGCCGTTGCTGGTGGTGGGCGGCGGGGTGCGGTACGCGGACGCGGCGGCGGAGGTGCTGGCGCTCGCCGAGGCGTACGGTGTCCCGTTCGCCGAGACGGTCGCGGGGCGCACCCTGCTGCCGCACGAACACCCGCTGCACGCCGGGCCGTTGGGCATCACCGGATCCGCCTCGGCGAACGCGCTCGCGGCCGACGCGGATCTGATCCTGGCCGTGGGCACCCGACTCCAGGACTTCACCACCGCGTCCTGGACGGTCTTCGCCGCCGACGCGCGCCTGGTGTCGATCAACGCGGCCCGGTTCGACGCGGTCAAGCGCGGAGCGACGCCGGTGACGGGAGACGCGCGCGAGGCGCTGCGCGAACTGACCCCGCTGCTGGGCGACTGGCGCCCGGACCCGGCCTGGACCGCGCGCGCCGCGAGCGAACGCCGGGCCTGGGACGACACGATCGACGCACTGCGCGCGCCGGGCGACCCGGCGGAACCGCCGACGTACGCGCAGGTCGTGGGCGTGGTCAACCGGTTGGCCGGGCCTGCGGACTACGTGCTCACCGCCGCCGGTGGGCTGCCGGGCGAACTGGTGGGCGGCTGGCGGTCGGTGGGGCCCGTCGGGGCGCCGACGATGGACGTCGAGTACGGGTTCTCCTGCATGGGCTACGAGATCGCCGGCGCGTGGGGTGCGGCGATGGCGCGGCCCGAGGGGGTGGTCACCACGCTCCTGGGCGACGGCTCGTACCTGATGCTCAACTCCGAGGTGTACTCGGCGGTGTTGTCCGGACACCGGTTCGTCGCGGTGGTCTGCGACAACGGCGGCTACGCGGTGATCGCGCGGCTGCAGGAGGGGCAGGGGGCGGCGCCGTTCAACAACATGATCACCGACTGCCGGGGACCGGGCGCCGCGGCCGACCACCGGGTCGATTTCGCCGCGCACGCCGCCGCGTTGGGCGCCGAGGTGTTCACCGCCGACACGGTGGCCGACCTGGAGAAGGCCTACGCGGCGGCTCGGGCGTCGCGGCGGCCGTCCGTGGTGGTGGTGCGGACCAGCCCGAACCACTGGACCGAATCGGGCGCGTGGTGGGAGGTCGGCGTCCCCGAACTCTCCGCGCGCCCGGAAGTGACGGCGGCCCGCCGGCGCATGGACGAGGCGAGAGCGGAACGCGCGGCCCGAAACTGA
- the iolB gene encoding 5-deoxy-glucuronate isomerase yields MSDPRLFHPWGTAGGADDPLLITPELAGWRYSGLRVIHLPPGGRRVLATGDHEVAVIPLAGGLTVETEGRRFELAGRESVFTAVPDFAYVPRDAELRLSAAHGCEVALASARATRRLDPAYGPAAGVPVEVRGAGRATRQANNLLTPDAFDADKLVVCEILTPDGNWSSFPPHKHDEASAHEVVNEEIYFFRVAGRDGRTPDREGFGLHRTYTADGSIDETVTVRDGDVFLVPRGYHGPCVATPGHHLYYLNVMAGPAAERAMLACDDPAHHWVRDSWAGQPVDPRCPLTSPPAPDGGIR; encoded by the coding sequence ATGAGCGATCCGCGACTGTTCCACCCCTGGGGCACGGCGGGCGGGGCCGACGACCCGCTGCTGATCACGCCCGAACTGGCGGGCTGGCGCTACAGCGGCCTGCGGGTGATCCACCTGCCGCCGGGCGGCCGGCGGGTGCTGGCCACCGGGGACCACGAGGTCGCGGTGATCCCGCTGGCCGGCGGTCTGACCGTGGAGACCGAGGGTCGCAGGTTCGAACTGGCCGGTCGCGAGTCGGTGTTCACCGCCGTGCCGGACTTCGCGTACGTCCCGCGCGACGCGGAATTGCGGCTGAGCGCGGCGCACGGGTGCGAGGTGGCGTTGGCGTCGGCGCGGGCGACCCGGCGGCTGGATCCCGCGTACGGGCCGGCCGCCGGCGTGCCGGTCGAGGTGCGCGGCGCCGGTCGGGCCACCCGGCAGGCGAACAACCTGCTCACGCCCGACGCGTTCGACGCGGACAAGCTGGTGGTCTGCGAGATCCTGACCCCGGACGGCAACTGGTCGTCCTTCCCGCCGCACAAGCACGACGAGGCGAGCGCGCACGAGGTCGTCAACGAGGAGATCTACTTCTTCCGGGTGGCCGGCCGGGACGGACGCACCCCCGACCGGGAGGGTTTCGGGCTGCACCGCACGTACACCGCCGACGGCTCGATCGACGAGACCGTGACGGTGCGCGACGGTGACGTCTTCCTGGTCCCGCGCGGCTACCACGGCCCGTGCGTGGCCACTCCGGGACACCACCTCTACTACCTGAACGTGATGGCCGGACCCGCCGCCGAACGCGCGATGCTCGCCTGCGACGACCCCGCCCACCACTGGGTACGGGACAGCTGGGCCGGACAGCCGGTCGACCCGCGCTGCCCGCTCACCTCGCCGCCCGCCCCCGACGGAGGAATCCGATGA
- a CDS encoding Cgl0159 family (beta/alpha)8-fold protein, translating to MISDHDWNTLLATRAHRPDAVLAAYDERRRRPNLLSPHGTLFLVAADHPGRGSLGVGGDALAMADRRDLLDRLVTALEHPDVDGVLGTPDVIEELLLLGVLEDKVVIGSMNRGGLAGASWEIDDRFTGYDAEAIDRYRLDGGKMLLRIVDADAGTIPTLEGCARAVSELAGRGIRAMIEPLPYRRDTSGRLVLDRSTEANVRAVTVASALGTTSAYTWLKLPATDEPDKVAGATTLPTVVLGGVPSADPRADLSSWGRALAQPAVRGLVVGRALLYPADGDVRGAVDAAARVLRAANPRAAEVIV from the coding sequence GTGATCAGCGACCACGACTGGAACACCCTGCTCGCGACCCGGGCGCACCGGCCCGACGCGGTTCTCGCCGCGTACGACGAGCGCCGTCGCCGACCGAACCTGCTCTCCCCGCACGGCACGCTCTTCCTGGTCGCCGCCGACCACCCCGGACGCGGCTCGCTGGGGGTGGGCGGCGACGCGCTCGCCATGGCCGACCGGCGCGACCTCCTGGACCGTCTGGTCACCGCCCTGGAACACCCCGACGTGGACGGTGTGTTGGGCACACCCGACGTGATCGAGGAACTGCTGCTCCTGGGCGTCCTCGAGGACAAGGTGGTGATCGGGTCGATGAACCGGGGCGGCCTGGCCGGCGCGTCCTGGGAGATCGACGACCGGTTCACCGGATACGACGCCGAGGCCATCGACCGCTACCGGCTCGACGGCGGCAAGATGTTGCTGCGCATCGTGGACGCCGACGCCGGCACGATACCCACCCTGGAGGGCTGCGCACGAGCGGTGAGCGAGCTGGCCGGCCGGGGGATCCGGGCGATGATCGAACCGCTGCCGTATCGGCGCGACACGTCCGGGCGGCTGGTCCTGGACCGCTCGACCGAGGCCAACGTGCGGGCGGTGACGGTCGCCTCCGCGCTGGGCACGACCTCGGCCTACACCTGGCTGAAGCTGCCCGCGACCGACGAGCCGGACAAGGTGGCCGGCGCCACGACCCTGCCGACCGTGGTGCTGGGCGGGGTGCCGTCCGCCGATCCGCGGGCCGACCTGTCCTCGTGGGGCCGGGCGCTCGCGCAACCGGCGGTGCGCGGCCTGGTGGTGGGCCGGGCGCTGCTGTATCCGGCCGACGGGGACGTGCGCGGCGCGGTGGACGCCGCCGCGCGGGTCCTGCGCGCGGCCAATCCGCGCGCGGCGGAGGTGATCGTATGA
- the iolC gene encoding 5-dehydro-2-deoxygluconokinase, giving the protein MTGPTAEPERGGPFTGEPEVLTVGRVGVDLYPQQSGVPLDRVETFARFLGGTATNVAVAAARLGRRSAVLTKVGADPFGTFVRDALTGFGVDPAWVSTHERLLTPVVFCALDPPEDPPLLFYRLPTAPDLTLTDADVPWDLVRRVPVLWVTGTGASVETSRGTHLRMLAARGRREHTVLDLDYRPMFWPDRDTASRHIGALVDEATVVVGNRAEVEIAVGTADPDEAARRLLARGVRLALVKKGAEGVLVATAEGSHTVAPRRVEVVCGLGAGDAFGGALVHGLLSGWDPVRIAECANAAGALVAGRLACADAMPTPAEIAELLTAHQANANHPIVNHPMLETRT; this is encoded by the coding sequence ATGACCGGGCCCACGGCGGAGCCGGAGCGCGGCGGGCCTTTCACCGGAGAGCCCGAGGTGCTGACCGTCGGACGGGTAGGGGTGGACCTGTACCCGCAGCAGAGCGGGGTCCCGCTCGACCGGGTCGAGACCTTCGCCCGGTTCCTGGGCGGCACCGCGACCAACGTGGCGGTCGCCGCGGCCCGGCTCGGCCGTCGATCGGCGGTGTTGACCAAGGTCGGCGCGGATCCGTTCGGCACCTTCGTCCGCGACGCGCTGACCGGGTTCGGTGTCGATCCCGCCTGGGTGTCCACGCACGAACGGCTGTTGACCCCGGTGGTGTTCTGCGCGCTCGATCCGCCGGAGGATCCGCCGCTGCTGTTCTACCGGCTGCCGACCGCGCCCGATCTCACGCTCACCGACGCGGACGTGCCGTGGGATCTGGTTCGCCGGGTCCCGGTGTTGTGGGTGACCGGGACCGGCGCCAGCGTGGAGACCTCACGCGGCACACACCTGCGGATGCTGGCCGCGCGCGGTCGGCGCGAGCACACCGTGCTCGACCTCGACTATCGGCCGATGTTCTGGCCGGACCGGGACACCGCCTCGCGGCACATCGGCGCGCTCGTCGACGAGGCCACCGTGGTGGTGGGCAATCGGGCCGAGGTGGAGATCGCGGTCGGCACGGCCGATCCGGACGAGGCCGCGCGGCGGTTGCTGGCTCGGGGGGTGCGGCTGGCCCTGGTCAAGAAGGGCGCCGAGGGTGTCCTGGTGGCCACCGCCGAGGGCAGCCACACGGTGGCGCCGCGCCGGGTCGAGGTGGTGTGCGGGCTCGGTGCGGGCGACGCGTTCGGGGGCGCGCTCGTGCACGGTCTGCTGTCCGGGTGGGATCCGGTGCGGATCGCCGAATGCGCCAACGCCGCCGGGGCGCTGGTGGCGGGGCGGCTCGCGTGCGCGGACGCGATGCCGACGCCGGCGGAGATAGCGGAACTGCTGACCGCACATCAAGCGAATGCGAACCACCCGATCGTGAACCACCCGATGTTGGAGACCCGAACGTGA
- a CDS encoding ATP-binding cassette domain-containing protein, with translation MTNTTPEPRPTGAGPDACARPGAGATRAGARAGHLLELRGVGKRFGNVIALDDVSTSVDAGEVTCVLGDNGAGKSTFIKILAGVHGNDSGEYLVEGAPVRFHSPRQALDRGIATVYQDLAVVPLMSVWRNFFLGSEPRKGRGPFARLDIARARDTARRALLDMGIDLRDVEQPVGTLSGGERQCVAIARAVHFGAKVLILDEPTAALGVKQAGTVLRYIARARDRGLGVVFITHNPHHAHPVGDRFLLLNRGRSQGSYTKDEITLAELTRQMAGGAELEALAHELHSGAKA, from the coding sequence CGGCCCGGTGCGGGTGCCACCCGAGCCGGCGCCCGGGCCGGGCACCTGCTCGAACTGCGCGGTGTGGGAAAGCGGTTCGGCAATGTGATCGCACTCGACGACGTGTCCACCTCGGTCGACGCCGGCGAGGTGACGTGTGTCCTGGGGGACAACGGCGCGGGCAAGTCGACGTTCATCAAGATCCTGGCCGGCGTACACGGCAACGACAGCGGCGAATACCTCGTCGAGGGCGCGCCGGTGCGCTTCCACTCGCCCCGCCAGGCGCTGGACCGGGGGATCGCCACGGTCTACCAGGACCTGGCCGTGGTGCCGTTGATGAGCGTGTGGCGCAACTTCTTCCTCGGCTCCGAACCCCGAAAGGGACGTGGGCCGTTCGCCCGGCTCGACATCGCGCGGGCGCGCGACACCGCACGCCGGGCGCTGCTCGACATGGGCATCGACCTGCGGGACGTGGAGCAGCCGGTGGGTACGCTCTCCGGCGGCGAACGGCAGTGTGTGGCGATCGCCCGGGCCGTGCACTTCGGCGCCAAGGTGCTGATCCTGGACGAGCCCACCGCCGCGCTCGGCGTCAAGCAGGCCGGAACGGTGCTGCGCTACATCGCCCGGGCGCGCGATCGTGGTTTGGGCGTCGTGTTCATCACGCACAACCCCCATCACGCGCACCCGGTCGGGGATCGATTCCTCCTGCTCAACCGCGGGCGCAGCCAGGGCAGTTACACCAAGGACGAGATCACCCTGGCCGAACTCACCCGGCAGATGGCGGGCGGCGCCGAACTGGAAGCGCTGGCCCACGAGTTGCATTCGGGGGCCAAGGCATGA